The following coding sequences lie in one Apium graveolens cultivar Ventura chromosome 1, ASM990537v1, whole genome shotgun sequence genomic window:
- the LOC141690198 gene encoding uncharacterized protein LOC141690198: MKVENLNVFSDSMIVVYQINGGYQVKGPRTELYLKCAQRIIARFNEVRLELIPRGQNEGTNELAKLGSRRESTLLGTVPLDIQRQPSVPEHEVDSLNNELGPTWMTHILAYIKKGSLSDEKNEARRIKYKAARYVIYDRILYRRGFSVPLLKCIDGDECNYILREVHEGICGNHSGVAL; this comes from the coding sequence ATGAAGGTCGAGAATTTGAATGTGTTTAGTGACTCCATGATTGTGGTCTATCAGATAAACGGGGGGTATCAAGTTAAGGGGCCGAGAACAGAGCTTTACCTGAAGTGTGCACAGAGGATAATCGCGAGGTTCAACGAGGTGAGGCTGGAACTAATCCCGCGTGGGCAGAATGAAGGCACGAATGAGCTAGCTAAGCTTGGCTCACGCCGCGAGAGCACTTTGCTAGGGACCGTGCCCCTTGATATACAGAGGCAACCTAGTGTGCCCGAGCACGAGGTGGACAGCCTCAATAATGAGCTCGGCCCCACATGGATGACACATATTCTTGCATACATTAAAAAAGGTTCACTTTCGGACGAAAAAAATGAGGCAAGGAGGATAAAATATAAAGCAGCCCGCTATGTGATATACGACAGGATTCTATACAGAAGAGGGTTCAGTGTGCCTCTCCTCAAATGCATAGATGGAGATGAATGCAACTACATCCTAAGGGAAGTACACGAGGgcatttgtggcaatcactcgggggtagctctctag